The nucleotide window GATCGTACGGATCATGGGGGAGGGGCAGGTGGAGCTGGCCGACAGCCACTTCGCCGAGCTGAACAAGCTGGACGACGAGCTGTTGCAGGAGATGGAGAACGGCGACGGGCCCGGCTTCCGGGCCACTCTCCACTCCCTCCTGGCCAAGGTCCGCGAACTTGGCACGCCGCTGCCGGACGACTCCCTGGAGCCGTCCGAGCTGATCCTTCCCGCCCCGGACGCGACCCTGGATGAAGTCAGGGAGATGCTCCGCGACGACGGGTTGATCCCGGGTTAGCGGTCATTCGTCTGCGGGTGGGTGGGGGCTTGGCGCGCAGTTCCCCGCGCCCCTGAAAGACATGGGGGCACCCCAGTGCTGTCAGGGGCGCGGGGAACTGCGCGAGCAACCACATCGAACCCGCACCCGCCAACGCACCCTCACCCCTGTGCTCCCTCGCGTACGGGGTCGAAGGGGCGCCAGCCCCTGGAGGCCCCCATGAGTACCCTCCTTCGCACCAGGACCTGGCTGAAGGCGCACCCCCTCGCCCTGGACGCCGCCCTCGCCATCGGCGCCCTCACCGCGATGGTCGCCGGCTCCTTCATCGATCCCCACGCCGAACACGGCGCCCGCTGGGGCGTCCGCACCCCCGACACCCTCAGCCTCACCCTCATGACCCTCGCCGCCGCGGCCCTGGTCGCCCGCCGCCGCGCCCCCATGGCCGTCCTGGCCGCCACCTCCGCCCTCACTCTCACCGAACTCGTCACCGGCGACCCCCGCGCCCCCGTCGCGATGTCCGCCGTGATCGCCCTCTACACGGTCGCCTCCCGCACCGACCGCCCCACCACCTGGCGCGTCGGCCTCCTCACCATGACCACCCTCACGGGCACCGCCATGCTCGCCGGCCCGCTGCCCTGGTACGCCCAGGAGAACCTCGCCGTCTTCGCCTGGACCGGCATGGCCGCGGCCGCCGGGGACGCGGTCCGCAGCCGCCGCGCCTTCGTCGACGCCATCCGCGAACGCGCCGAACGCGCCGAACGCACCCGCGAGGAGGAGGCCCGCCGCCGGGTCGCCGAGGAGCGCCTCCGGATCGCCCGCGATCTGCACGACGTGGTCGCCCACCACATCGCCCTCGTCAACGTCCAGGCCGGAGTCGCCTCCCACGTCATGGACAAACGGCCCGACCAGGCCAAGGAGGCCCTCGCCCACGTCCGCGAGGCCAGCCGCTCCGCGCTGAACGAACTGCGCGCCACGGTCGGCCTGCTGAGGCAGTCCGGCGACCCCGAGGCCCCCACCGAACCCGCCCCGGGCCTCGACCGCCTCGACGAACTCGTCGGCACCTTTCGCAGCGCCGGTCTCGCCGTCGAGGTCGCCCGCACCGACCAGGGCACCGCCCTCCCCGCCGCCGTCGACCTCGCCGCGTACCGCGTCATCCAGGAAGCCCTCACCAACGTCCGCAAACACGCCGGCCAGGAGGCGAAGGCCGAGGTCAGCGTCGTACGCGTGGGGCCGCACGTGGAGATCACCGTCCTCGACAACGGCCCCGGGCACGGCGAGACCCCGGACGGCGACGGCGACGGCGGTGGTCACGGCCTCCTCGGTATGCGTGAACGTGTCACCGCCCTCGGCGGCACCCTCACCACCGGCCCCCGGTACGGCGGCGGCTTCCGCGTCCATGCGATCCTGCCGATCAAGAACCGGACCAGCGCTCAGGGGAAGCCCGTATGACCATCCGCGTCCTGCTCGCCGACGACCAGGCCCTGCTGCGCAGCGCCTTCCGGGTGCTCGTCGACTCCGAGCCGGACATGGAGGTCGTGGGGGAGGCCTCGGACGGCGCGGAAGCGGTCCGGCTCGCCAAGGAGGAGCGGGCCGACGTCGTACTGATGGACATCCGGATGCCCGGCACGGACGGCCTCGCCGCCACCCGCCTGATCAGCGCCGACCCCGCCCTCGCCCATGTCCGCGTGGTCATCCTCACCACCTTCGAGGTCGACGACTACGTCGTGCAGTCGCTGCGCGCCGGCGCCTCCGGCTTCCTCGGCAAGGGCTCCGAGCCGGAGGAACTGCTGAGCGCGATCCGGGTCGCCGCCGGCGGCGAGGCCCTGCTGTCGCCCGCCGCCACCAAGGGTCTGATCGCCCGCTTCCTCGCACAGCCGGAGGCCGACGACAAGGACCGGGAGGGCGACCGCTCCGCCCGGCTCGACGCGCTGACCGGCCGTGAGCGCGAGGTCCTCGTCCAGGTCGCCGCCGGGCTCTCCAACGACGAGATCGCCGAGCGCCTCGCGGTCAGTCCGCTGACCGTGAAGACACACGTCAACCGGGCCATGGCCAAGCTCGGGGCCCGGGACCGCGCGCAACTGGTGGTCACCGCCTACGAGTCGGGGCTGGTACGCCCAAGGGCTGACTGAGGTCGCCCCGCGTCTACTGCGGTCGGAGTATGCGGGGGATAAGGAAATGGACCTGGGGGCGACGGATCGGGGGTCTTTGATGGCCCAGGGTGTTGGGTGAGCGCTCACATCTGCATCACACAGGCGACACATGCAGGCGATGCAGACGGCCGACGGGCGTTCGTCCTCCGCTCACGCCACGGAAGAGAGACCCCGACCCATGTCCTGGCTGTCTCGGTTCAGCCTCGCGCAACGGGCCCTCATAGGTCTGATGTCGATCATCGCGCTCGCCTTCGGGGCGATCGCGATACCTCAGCTCAAACAACAGCTTCTGCCCACCATCGAACTGCCCGTGGTCTCCGTCCTCGCCCCCTACCAGGGCGCGTCCCCGGACGTGGTCGAGAAGCAGGTCGTGAAGCCCATCGAGGACAGCCTCGAAGGCGTCGACGGCATCACGGGCGTCACCTCCACGGCCAGCGAGGGCAACGCCCTGATCATGGCGTCCTTCGACTACGGCGAGGGCACCGACCAGCTCGTCGCCGATGTCCAGCAGGCCGTCAACCGCGCCCGGGCACAGCTCCCGGACGATGTGGACCCGCAGGTCGTGGCCGGCTCGACGGACGACATCCCGACCGTCGTCCTCGCCGTCACCTCCGACGAGGACCAGCAGGCCCTCGCCGACAAGCTCGACCGGACCGTCGTCCCCACCCTCGAGGACATCGACGGCGTCGGCCGGGTCACCGTCGACGGCGTCCGCGACCTCCAGGTCACCGTCACACCGGACGACGCGAAGCTCGCGAAGGCGGGCCTGAACACGATGGCCCTCTCCCAGGCCCTCCAGGCCGGCGGCGCCACCGTCCCGGCCGGCTCCTTCGACGAGGACGGCGCCAACCGCACCGTCCAGGTCGGCGGCGGCTTCACCTCGCTGAAGCAGATCGAGGACCTGATGGTGACGGGCGAGGGCGCCAAGAAGCCCGTACGCCTCGCCGATGTGGCCACCGTCAAGGAGGAGCAGGCCAAGGCCGTCTCCCTGACCCGCACGAACGGCAGGCCGAGCCTCGCCGTCCAGGTCACCATGGACCACGACGGCAGTGCGGTCGCCATCTCCGACGCCGTCGAGGACAAGCTCTCGGACCTGCGCCGGGACGTCGGCTCGGGCGCGACGGTCACCGTGGTCAGCGACCAGGGACCGGCGGTGGCGAAGTCCATCGACGGTCTGACCACCGAGGGCGCGCTGGGCCTGCTCTTCGCGGTCCTCGTCATCCTGGTCTTCCTGGCGTCGGTCCGCTCCACGCTGGTCACGGCGGTCAGCATCCCGCTGTCGGTCGTCCTGGCCCTGATCGTGCTGTGGACCCGCGACCTGTCGCTCAACATGCTGACGCTCGGCGCGCTGACCATCGCCATCGGCCGTGTCGTCGACGACTCGATCGTCGTCCTGGAGAACATCAAGCGCCACCTCGGCTACGGCGAGGAGCGCGAGGAGGCCATCCTCAAGGCGGTCCGCGAGGTCGCGGGCGCGGTCACGTCCTCCACCCTCACGACGGTCGCCGTCTTCCTCCCGATCGGCCTGACCGGCGGCATGGTCGGCGAACTGTTCGGCAGCTTCTCCCTCACCGTGACGGCGGCCCTGCTGGCCTCCCTCCTGGTGTCGCTGACGGTCGTCCCGGTCCTGTCGTACTGGTTCCTGCGCGCCCCGAAGGGCACCCCCGAGGACGCCGACGAGGCCCGCCGCAAGGCCGAGGAGAAGGAGGCGAAGAGCAGGCTCCAGCGCTTCTACGTCCCCGTCCTGCGCTTCGCCACACGTCGCCGTCTGACCAGCCTGGCCATCGCGGCCGTGGTCCTGGTCGGCACGTTCGGCATGGCCCCGCTGCTGAAGACGAACTTCTTCGACCAGGGCGAGCAGGAAGTCCTCACCGTCAAGCAGGAGTTGAAGCCGGGCACCAGCCTCGCGGCGACGGACGAGCAGGCGAAGAAGGTCGAGAAGCTGCTCGCGGACACCGAGGGCGTCAAGGACTCCCAGGTGACGATCGGCTCGTCCGGCTTCCTGGCGGCCTTCGGCGGCGGCACGGACACCAACCAGGCCACGTACAGCGTGATGCTGGAGGACTCGGCGTCCTCCGAGGACGTCCAGGACCGTATCGAGAAGGGCCTGACCAAGCTCTCGGACATCGGTACGACCACGGTCGCGGTCGGCGACGCCTTCGGCAGCCAGGACCTCAGCGTCGTCGTCAAGGCGGCCGACGCGGACGTGCTGCGCAAGGCGGCCGAGCAGGTGCGCGACGCGGTCTCCACGCTGGACGACGTCACGGACGTGACCAGCGACCTCGCCCAGAGCGTGCCCCGCATCTCGGTGAAGGCCACGGACAAGGCGGCAGCGGCCGGCTTCAACGACCAGACCCTCGGCGCGGCCGTCGGCCAGGCGGTCCGCGGTACGACGAGCGGGAAGGCCGTTCTCGACGACACCGAGCGGGACATCGTCATCAGGTCGGCCGAGCCCGCCGAGACGCTGGCCGAGCTGAAGGCGCTGCGCCTCGGCCCGGTGAAGCTGGGTGACATCGCGAAGGTCGAGCTGGTGGACGGCCCGGTGTCGATGACCCGGATCGACGGCCAGCGGGCCGCGACGATCACGGCGAAGCCGGTCGGCGAGAACACCGGCGCGGTGAGCGCGGATCTGACGGCCAAGCTGAACGGTCTGAAGCTGCCCGAGGGCGCCACGGCCGCCATCGGCGGTGTCTCCCAGGACCAGGACGACGCGTTCGCGTCGCTGGGCCTGGCGATGCTGGCGGCGATCGCGATCGTGTTCATGCTGCTGGTGGCGACCTTCCGCTCCCTGGTCCAGCCGCTGATCCTGCTCGTCTCCATCCCGTTCGCCGCGACGGGCGCGATCGGTCTGCTGGTGATCACGGGCACCCCGATGGGTGTCCCGGCGATGATCGGCATGCTGATGCTGATCGGCATCGTCGTCACCAACGCGATCGTGCTGATCGACCTGATCAACCAGTACCGGCGACAGGGCTACGGCACGGTCGAGGCGGTCATCGAGGGCGGTCGCCACCGCCTCCGCCCGATCCTGATGACCGCCCTGGCGACGATCTTCGCCCTTCTCCCCATGGCCCTCGGCGTCACGGGCGAGGGCGGATTCATCGCCCAGCCGCTGGCGGTCGTGGTGATCGGCGGTCTGATCACGTCCACCCTGCTGACGCTGCTCCTGGTCCCGACGCTTTACACGATCGTCGAGATCAGGAAGGAGCGCCGCGCGAAGAAGCGGGCGGCGAAGAAGACGGACACGCCCACGCGACCGGCGTCCACCACCGAGGAGGAACCGGAGCCGGCGGGCGTCTGACACCGACCGACGCCACCTCGGCCCACGGCGGCCGGGTCCCGAACCCCCACGGTTCGGGACCCGGCCGCCGCGCGTTCGCCTCGTGAGCCGTTACGTATCCTGGCGCCTCGAACTGCTTTACGGGGGAGGGGATCCGGGCGTGCCGCTCCACAGCGACGACCCGAGATCGGTCGGCGGGTACAAGCTCCTCGACCGGCTCGGCACCGGCGGCATGGGCGTCGTCTACCGGGCGAAGGCACGCTCCGGCCGCGAGGTCGCCGTGAAGGTGGTGCACGCCCAGTACGCGGAGGACGCCGTCTTCCGCGCCCGCTTCCGGCAGGAGATCGAGGCCGTACGCAAGGTGAGCGGAGCCTTCACCGCGTCGGTCGTGGACGCCGACCCGGAGGCCGTACGCCCCTGGATGGCCACCCAGTACGTGGCCGGGCGCTCGCTCGCCCAGCGGATCCGCGACCGGGGCCCGCTGCGCGCCGGAGAACTGCGCGGGCTGGCCCTGGGCCTGGTCGAGGCGCTCCGGGAGATCCACCGGGCCGGTGTCGTGCACCGGGACCTGAAGCCGGCCAACGTCCTGATGGCCGAGGACGGCCCCCGTGTCATCGACTTCGGCATCTCCCGCGCGGCGGAGAACCACACCCTGACCGAGACCGGACAGATGTTCGGCACCCCGCCGTTCATGTCCCCGGAACAGCTCACCGACGCCCGTACGGCCGGCCCGGCCTCGGACATCTTCTCGCTCGGGACCCTCCTGGTGTACGCCCACACCGGGCGCGGCCCCTTCGACGCCGACAGCCCCTATATGACGGCGTACAGGGTGATCCACGGCGCACCCGTACTGGACGGGGTGCCACAGCCGCTGCGGGCGGTCCTGGAGCGCTGTCTGGCCAAGGAGGCCGCCGACCGGCCAGGACTGGACGAGCTGGCGGAGGCGCTCGCGACCGCCCTGCCGGAAGCGGACCCCGACGACCCGCCGGCCCCGGCGTCGCACGCGGACTCCCCGGACGCGGGGAGCGCGGCGGACCCGCGGGCGGCGACCCGGTCCGGTCGAAGATTCGTGGGCCGTCCGCTGCTGGCCGCGACCGGCACCGTCGGCGCCCTGGTCCTGGGGCTGACGGCCTATCTGCTGGGGCCGGGCTGGGCGGAGAGCGGTGACACGCCGAGCCCCGTCCCTTCCGCGGCCTCCAGGTGGGCGGCTCCGCCGGACGGCTGGAAGGCCTGGCAGACGACGGTGTTCGAGACGGCGTCGTCCGGTGCTCGCAAGGCGCTGGTGGTGAAGGACCGCGAGAGCGGGGGTGATCCCGTCTGCCGGGTGCACGAGGACGCCGTCTACTGCGGGGGCCAGGGAGTCCTTCCGGTGCGCGTAGACGGCCGCACCGGCAGAACCGTCTGGCGCGCCGACCTCGCACCGTCCGGTACCGCGAGAAGGCTGTACTACTCCTCCGTCCTCGGCGTCCGCGACGGCACCGTGTTCGTGCAGCAGACCATCTTCAGCGACACCCCGACGGTCGACCCGGTTCGCCTCGTCGCCCTCGACGCCAAGACCGGTGATCAGCTGTGGACGCGTGACGTGAACACCGCGGACCTGCCCCTGCACATGACCGACGCCCTGGTCCTCACCCCG belongs to Streptomyces graminofaciens and includes:
- the pspAA gene encoding PspA-associated protein PspAA — its product is MIVRIMGEGQVELADSHFAELNKLDDELLQEMENGDGPGFRATLHSLLAKVRELGTPLPDDSLEPSELILPAPDATLDEVREMLRDDGLIPG
- a CDS encoding sensor histidine kinase; translated protein: MSTLLRTRTWLKAHPLALDAALAIGALTAMVAGSFIDPHAEHGARWGVRTPDTLSLTLMTLAAAALVARRRAPMAVLAATSALTLTELVTGDPRAPVAMSAVIALYTVASRTDRPTTWRVGLLTMTTLTGTAMLAGPLPWYAQENLAVFAWTGMAAAAGDAVRSRRAFVDAIRERAERAERTREEEARRRVAEERLRIARDLHDVVAHHIALVNVQAGVASHVMDKRPDQAKEALAHVREASRSALNELRATVGLLRQSGDPEAPTEPAPGLDRLDELVGTFRSAGLAVEVARTDQGTALPAAVDLAAYRVIQEALTNVRKHAGQEAKAEVSVVRVGPHVEITVLDNGPGHGETPDGDGDGGGHGLLGMRERVTALGGTLTTGPRYGGGFRVHAILPIKNRTSAQGKPV
- a CDS encoding response regulator; translated protein: MTIRVLLADDQALLRSAFRVLVDSEPDMEVVGEASDGAEAVRLAKEERADVVLMDIRMPGTDGLAATRLISADPALAHVRVVILTTFEVDDYVVQSLRAGASGFLGKGSEPEELLSAIRVAAGGEALLSPAATKGLIARFLAQPEADDKDREGDRSARLDALTGREREVLVQVAAGLSNDEIAERLAVSPLTVKTHVNRAMAKLGARDRAQLVVTAYESGLVRPRAD
- a CDS encoding efflux RND transporter permease subunit gives rise to the protein MSWLSRFSLAQRALIGLMSIIALAFGAIAIPQLKQQLLPTIELPVVSVLAPYQGASPDVVEKQVVKPIEDSLEGVDGITGVTSTASEGNALIMASFDYGEGTDQLVADVQQAVNRARAQLPDDVDPQVVAGSTDDIPTVVLAVTSDEDQQALADKLDRTVVPTLEDIDGVGRVTVDGVRDLQVTVTPDDAKLAKAGLNTMALSQALQAGGATVPAGSFDEDGANRTVQVGGGFTSLKQIEDLMVTGEGAKKPVRLADVATVKEEQAKAVSLTRTNGRPSLAVQVTMDHDGSAVAISDAVEDKLSDLRRDVGSGATVTVVSDQGPAVAKSIDGLTTEGALGLLFAVLVILVFLASVRSTLVTAVSIPLSVVLALIVLWTRDLSLNMLTLGALTIAIGRVVDDSIVVLENIKRHLGYGEEREEAILKAVREVAGAVTSSTLTTVAVFLPIGLTGGMVGELFGSFSLTVTAALLASLLVSLTVVPVLSYWFLRAPKGTPEDADEARRKAEEKEAKSRLQRFYVPVLRFATRRRLTSLAIAAVVLVGTFGMAPLLKTNFFDQGEQEVLTVKQELKPGTSLAATDEQAKKVEKLLADTEGVKDSQVTIGSSGFLAAFGGGTDTNQATYSVMLEDSASSEDVQDRIEKGLTKLSDIGTTTVAVGDAFGSQDLSVVVKAADADVLRKAAEQVRDAVSTLDDVTDVTSDLAQSVPRISVKATDKAAAAGFNDQTLGAAVGQAVRGTTSGKAVLDDTERDIVIRSAEPAETLAELKALRLGPVKLGDIAKVELVDGPVSMTRIDGQRAATITAKPVGENTGAVSADLTAKLNGLKLPEGATAAIGGVSQDQDDAFASLGLAMLAAIAIVFMLLVATFRSLVQPLILLVSIPFAATGAIGLLVITGTPMGVPAMIGMLMLIGIVVTNAIVLIDLINQYRRQGYGTVEAVIEGGRHRLRPILMTALATIFALLPMALGVTGEGGFIAQPLAVVVIGGLITSTLLTLLLVPTLYTIVEIRKERRAKKRAAKKTDTPTRPASTTEEEPEPAGV
- a CDS encoding protein kinase domain-containing protein, with the protein product MPLHSDDPRSVGGYKLLDRLGTGGMGVVYRAKARSGREVAVKVVHAQYAEDAVFRARFRQEIEAVRKVSGAFTASVVDADPEAVRPWMATQYVAGRSLAQRIRDRGPLRAGELRGLALGLVEALREIHRAGVVHRDLKPANVLMAEDGPRVIDFGISRAAENHTLTETGQMFGTPPFMSPEQLTDARTAGPASDIFSLGTLLVYAHTGRGPFDADSPYMTAYRVIHGAPVLDGVPQPLRAVLERCLAKEAADRPGLDELAEALATALPEADPDDPPAPASHADSPDAGSAADPRAATRSGRRFVGRPLLAATGTVGALVLGLTAYLLGPGWAESGDTPSPVPSAASRWAAPPDGWKAWQTTVFETASSGARKALVVKDRESGGDPVCRVHEDAVYCGGQGVLPVRVDGRTGRTVWRADLAPSGTARRLYYSSVLGVRDGTVFVQQTIFSDTPTVDPVRLVALDAKTGDQLWTRDVNTADLPLHMTDALVLTPEMDGRTVTARSTRTGAERWSVALPVGHYCRFTTVGTDMYAQCFPSTRAAKAANKNSVILVVELADGSTTRRLTAPLESAVLGAHDGRVVVARLGEETGTPFGDSTYTALLLLDPDTGARTTTKLSQTYEGEATLADGNLWFTESSGRVTAVSPRTGERLWRTRTSLEKPGVPVYDRRTKTLYLVSGSGRLAALDGPKGTLLWETLPRTAPAVNGVASDPQVLLYKGALVAAVPDGTLFSLDPAHPDRKPASG